GACGGGGGCGCAGCGTCCGGCGCGGGGCCGCTCCATCGCAGGGCGCGGCGCGGGTCGATCACGCGCGTGACGCCGCCCTCGACGATCACGCACGCCCGCCCGCCGCACGCGCGGAGCAAGGGCGGCACATCGTCGGCGGGCACCAGGCACGCGGCGGTGGCGATCGCGTCGGCGATTTCACCCCGCGGGGCAACGACGGTCGCCTGCGCACGGCGCGTGCTGCCCAGCCCCGTGCGCGGGTCCACGATGTGCGCGTAGCGCACGCGCCCGATCTCGACAAACTGCTCGGCATCGCCCGACGTCGACACGGCCGCGTTGGCGAGCACGAGCGTGCCCACAGCGGGCGCGTCCGGCGTTGCTCGCTCGCCCCGGATCTCGATGTGCCAGCCGTCACGCCCCGGCGGGGGCGAGCCCGCGACGACATCGCCGGCGAGCGAGACCAAGCAGCGCCCGTGCCCGCGCTCGCGCAGCACCTCGACCGCGCGCTGCGCGGCGTATCCCTTGGCGATGCCCCCGAAGTCC
This sequence is a window from Planctomycetota bacterium. Protein-coding genes within it:
- a CDS encoding FAD:protein FMN transferase; the encoded protein is MRGLLVCVLLLLAVLPACAGRLERHEFARVSMGVPARIVLYAPNASAAEAAAQDAFAEIARLDAILSDYRRDSVVTRLGEASGRHAVDSPADLIHLVRVGAIVSDASSGAFDVTVAPFVRLWRASRRDGRLPDHDQLDAARALVDRHAVRLPAGESGPVMLTRAGMGLDFGGIAKGYAAQRAVEVLRERGHGRCLVSLAGDVVAGSPPPGRDGWHIEIRGERATPDAPAVGTLVLANAAVSTSGDAEQFVEIGRVRYAHIVDPRTGLGSTRRAQATVVAPRGEIADAIATAACLVPADDVPPLLRACGGRACVIVEGGVTRVIDPRRALRWSGPAPDAAPPSRR